In Herbaspirillum sp. WKF16, one genomic interval encodes:
- a CDS encoding autotransporter assembly complex protein TamA codes for MKWTCSLAIAFLWCAADTAYAAYRVDIEAPKPVQSLLKDFLDLSRYKDRDDISDEQLKFMIDTLGDQVRELTSTEGYFSPVTKVDLKTEGEVRRVLVTVDPGPRTTVSSAEVEVRGVAAQQDAARVAALRDNWSLPAGQPFRQEDWDKAKNAGLEALQQKKYAAARIAGSQAEIDPDERRADLAVQYDSGPAFTLGALQITGTRRYPESIIRNVNPLAEGEPYDVDRLLALQRQIQNTPYFSNAIVGIDDDPAHPDLAPVKVQVTEFPIQRVRAGVGYGTDTGAQVEGRYSHYNMFNRAYVFDSQARLEQKRQYGQLSLAMPPDAKSFVNSINTTYDRTTLEGIDLRSQQLGFKRARNGEFYDTAYSLTYYRDELTQENGAAVPANTIVTPGKHRALVPGFSWARRNVDNPIFPRRGNLLTLEAGFAVKGVLTDQSFGRLYGRFKQFLPVGKRDVVLLRAELGGVFTAGRASSVPASLLFRTGGNDSVRGYSYQSIGNEQNGTVYPTKYLAVGSTEYQHWLTESWGAALFYDIGAAADNWNNKTFYNGVGAGARWRSPVGTLNLDLAYGVQKRQIRPHISLGIAF; via the coding sequence ATGAAATGGACCTGCAGCCTGGCCATCGCGTTCCTGTGGTGCGCCGCCGATACAGCCTATGCCGCCTACAGGGTGGATATCGAAGCGCCCAAGCCGGTGCAGTCGCTGCTCAAGGATTTCCTCGACCTGTCGCGCTACAAGGACCGTGACGACATCAGCGACGAACAGCTCAAGTTCATGATCGACACCCTGGGCGACCAGGTGCGCGAGCTGACCTCGACCGAGGGTTATTTCAGCCCGGTCACCAAGGTCGACCTGAAGACCGAGGGCGAGGTCAGGCGCGTGCTGGTCACCGTCGATCCCGGCCCGCGCACCACGGTCTCCTCGGCCGAGGTCGAGGTGCGCGGCGTGGCGGCGCAGCAGGACGCCGCACGCGTGGCCGCGCTGCGCGACAACTGGAGCCTGCCCGCCGGCCAGCCGTTCCGCCAGGAGGATTGGGACAAGGCCAAGAACGCCGGCCTGGAAGCGCTGCAGCAGAAGAAATACGCCGCCGCCCGCATCGCCGGCTCGCAGGCCGAGATCGACCCCGACGAACGCCGCGCCGACCTCGCGGTGCAGTACGACAGCGGCCCCGCCTTCACCCTGGGCGCGCTGCAGATCACAGGCACCCGGCGCTATCCCGAATCCATCATCCGCAACGTCAACCCGCTGGCCGAGGGCGAGCCCTACGACGTCGACCGCCTGCTGGCGCTGCAGCGGCAGATCCAGAACACGCCCTATTTCTCCAACGCCATCGTCGGCATCGACGACGATCCCGCGCATCCCGACCTGGCGCCGGTGAAGGTGCAGGTCACCGAATTCCCGATCCAGCGCGTGCGCGCCGGCGTCGGCTACGGCACCGACACCGGCGCCCAGGTCGAGGGCCGCTATTCGCACTACAACATGTTCAACCGGGCCTACGTCTTCGACAGCCAGGCACGGCTCGAGCAGAAGCGCCAGTACGGCCAGCTGTCGCTGGCCATGCCGCCGGACGCCAAGTCCTTCGTCAACAGCATCAACACCACCTACGACCGCACCACGCTCGAAGGCATCGACCTGCGCAGCCAGCAGCTCGGCTTCAAGCGGGCCCGCAACGGCGAGTTCTACGACACCGCCTATTCGCTGACCTACTACCGCGACGAACTGACCCAGGAAAACGGCGCCGCCGTACCGGCCAACACCATCGTCACGCCGGGCAAGCACCGCGCGCTGGTGCCGGGTTTCTCCTGGGCGCGCCGCAATGTCGACAACCCGATCTTCCCGCGCCGGGGCAACCTGCTGACGCTGGAGGCCGGCTTCGCCGTCAAGGGCGTGCTGACCGACCAGAGCTTCGGCCGCCTGTACGGCCGCTTCAAGCAGTTCCTGCCGGTCGGCAAGCGCGACGTGGTGCTGCTGCGCGCCGAACTGGGTGGGGTGTTCACCGCCGGCCGCGCCTCCTCGGTGCCGGCCTCGCTGCTGTTTCGCACCGGCGGCAACGACTCGGTGCGCGGCTACAGCTACCAGAGCATCGGCAACGAGCAGAACGGCACCGTCTACCCGACCAAGTACCTGGCCGTGGGCAGCACCGAGTACCAGCACTGGCTCACCGAGAGCTGGGGCGCGGCGCTGTTCTACGACATCGGCGCGGCCGCCGACAACTGGAACAACAAGACCTTCTACAACGGCGTGGGCGCCGGCGCGCGCTGGCGCAGCCCGGTCGGCACGCTCAACCTGGACCTGGCGTATGGCGTGCAGAAACGCCAGATCCGGCCGCACATCTCGCTGGGCATCGCCTTCTGA